Proteins encoded in a region of the Elaeis guineensis isolate ETL-2024a chromosome 7, EG11, whole genome shotgun sequence genome:
- the LOC105061455 gene encoding mRNA-decapping enzyme-like protein isoform X3, with product MSQNGKLMPNLDHQSTKLLNLTVLQRIDPYVEEILITAAHVTFYEFNIELNQWSRKDVEGSLFVVKRNTQPRFQFIVMNRRNTDNLVEDLLGDFEYEVQVPYLLYRNAAQEVNGIWFYNSQDCEAIANLFSRILNAYSKVPPKPKVASTKSEFEELEAVPSLSVIEGPLEPPTSSATTAVPDVPDDTFVNFFSQAAMNIGNASNAAIAAQPQQPSAPIHLLSHTPSVTPSPLPTIQPTPTLPTSSTPLMPVLDAHESNSGSSTRATNLVKPSLFSPAPASSALVMPPISSSIPTAPPLHPPANMQRSYGTPLLQPFPPPAPPPSLTPSPNYDPVITRDKVRDALLRLVQNNQFIDMVYREMLNAYYS from the exons ATGTCGCAAAACGGAAAGCTGATGCCCAACCTCGATCACCAGAGCACCAAGCTGCTCAACCTCACCGTCCTCCAGCGGATCGATCCCTACGTCGAGGAGATCCTGATAACCGCGGCCCATGTCACCTTTTACGAATTCAACATCGAGCTCAACCAATGG AGCCGCAAGGATGTGGAAGGATCGCTCTTTGTCGTCAAGAG GAATACACAGCCTAGATTTCAGTTCATTGTCATGAACCGACGCAACACGG ATAACCTGGTGGAGGATCTATTGGGAGACTTCGAGTATGAAGTACAGGTTCCATATCTACTGTATCGAAATGCAGCTCAGGAGGTTAATGGAATATGGTTTTATAACTCGCAAGACTGTGAAGCAATTGCAAATCTTTTTAGCAg GATACTTAATGCATATTCCAAGGTCCCTCCAAAGCCCAAAGTAGCTTCAACCAAAAG TGAGTTTGAGGAACTGGAAGCTGTGCCTAGTTTGTCAGTCATTGAAGGTCCTCTAGAGCCACCGACATCATCAGCCACTACAGCAGTTCCAGATGTTCCTGATGATACATTTGTGAACTTCTTCAGT CAGGCAGCTATGAATATTGGAAATGCATCAAATGCAGCAATTGCTGCACAACCACAGCAACCTTCTGCGCCTATCCATTTACTTTCCCACACACCAAGTGTTACTCCATCCCCATTGCCAACAATTCAACCCACCCCTACTCTGCCAACTTCATCCACTCCTTTGATGCCTGTCCTTGATGCTCATGAATCTAACAGTGGCAGTAGCACTCGTGCTACAAATCTTGTTAAACCTTCATTATTTTCACCTGCACCAGCTTCTTCTGCATTGGTGATGCCACCAATTTCATCTTCCATTCCAACTGCCCCACCACTTCATCCTCCTGCTAACATGCAGCGGTCATATGGTACACCATTACTTCAACCCTTTCCACCCCCTGCTCCACCTCCATCGCTTACTCCATCTCCAAACTATGACCCAGTAATTACAAGAGACAAAGTCCGTGATGCATTGCTGAGGCTTGTGCAG AATAACCAATTCATTGATATggtgtatcgggagatgctgaaTGCATATTATTCATGA
- the LOC105061455 gene encoding mRNA-decapping enzyme-like protein isoform X4, translating into MSQNGKLMPNLDHQSTKLLNLTVLQRIDPYVEEILITAAHVTFYEFNIELNQWSRKDVEGSLFVVKRNTQPRFQFIVMNRRNTDNLVEDLLGDFEYEVQVPYLLYRNAAQEVNGIWFYNSQDCEAIANLFSRILNAYSKVPPKPKVASTKSEFEELEAVPSLSVIEGPLEPPTSSATTAVPDVPDDTFVNFFSAAMNIGNASNAAIAAQPQQPSAPIHLLSHTPSVTPSPLPTIQPTPTLPTSSTPLMPVLDAHESNSGSSTRATNLVKPSLFSPAPASSALVMPPISSSIPTAPPLHPPANMQRSYGTPLLQPFPPPAPPPSLTPSPNYDPVITRDKVRDALLRLVQNNQFIDMVYREMLNAYYS; encoded by the exons ATGTCGCAAAACGGAAAGCTGATGCCCAACCTCGATCACCAGAGCACCAAGCTGCTCAACCTCACCGTCCTCCAGCGGATCGATCCCTACGTCGAGGAGATCCTGATAACCGCGGCCCATGTCACCTTTTACGAATTCAACATCGAGCTCAACCAATGG AGCCGCAAGGATGTGGAAGGATCGCTCTTTGTCGTCAAGAG GAATACACAGCCTAGATTTCAGTTCATTGTCATGAACCGACGCAACACGG ATAACCTGGTGGAGGATCTATTGGGAGACTTCGAGTATGAAGTACAGGTTCCATATCTACTGTATCGAAATGCAGCTCAGGAGGTTAATGGAATATGGTTTTATAACTCGCAAGACTGTGAAGCAATTGCAAATCTTTTTAGCAg GATACTTAATGCATATTCCAAGGTCCCTCCAAAGCCCAAAGTAGCTTCAACCAAAAG TGAGTTTGAGGAACTGGAAGCTGTGCCTAGTTTGTCAGTCATTGAAGGTCCTCTAGAGCCACCGACATCATCAGCCACTACAGCAGTTCCAGATGTTCCTGATGATACATTTGTGAACTTCTTCAGT GCAGCTATGAATATTGGAAATGCATCAAATGCAGCAATTGCTGCACAACCACAGCAACCTTCTGCGCCTATCCATTTACTTTCCCACACACCAAGTGTTACTCCATCCCCATTGCCAACAATTCAACCCACCCCTACTCTGCCAACTTCATCCACTCCTTTGATGCCTGTCCTTGATGCTCATGAATCTAACAGTGGCAGTAGCACTCGTGCTACAAATCTTGTTAAACCTTCATTATTTTCACCTGCACCAGCTTCTTCTGCATTGGTGATGCCACCAATTTCATCTTCCATTCCAACTGCCCCACCACTTCATCCTCCTGCTAACATGCAGCGGTCATATGGTACACCATTACTTCAACCCTTTCCACCCCCTGCTCCACCTCCATCGCTTACTCCATCTCCAAACTATGACCCAGTAATTACAAGAGACAAAGTCCGTGATGCATTGCTGAGGCTTGTGCAG AATAACCAATTCATTGATATggtgtatcgggagatgctgaaTGCATATTATTCATGA
- the LOC105061455 gene encoding mRNA-decapping enzyme-like protein isoform X2, with the protein MSQNGKLMPNLDHQSTKLLNLTVLQRIDPYVEEILITAAHVTFYEFNIELNQWSRKDVEGSLFVVKRNTQPRFQFIVMNRRNTDNLVEDLLGDFEYEVQVPYLLYRNAAQEVNGIWFYNSQDCEAIANLFSRILNAYSKVPPKPKVASTKSSEFEELEAVPSLSVIEGPLEPPTSSATTAVPDVPDDTFVNFFSAAMNIGNASNAAIAAQPQQPSAPIHLLSHTPSVTPSPLPTIQPTPTLPTSSTPLMPVLDAHESNSGSSTRATNLVKPSLFSPAPASSALVMPPISSSIPTAPPLHPPANMQRSYGTPLLQPFPPPAPPPSLTPSPNYDPVITRDKVRDALLRLVQNNQFIDMVYREMLNAYYS; encoded by the exons ATGTCGCAAAACGGAAAGCTGATGCCCAACCTCGATCACCAGAGCACCAAGCTGCTCAACCTCACCGTCCTCCAGCGGATCGATCCCTACGTCGAGGAGATCCTGATAACCGCGGCCCATGTCACCTTTTACGAATTCAACATCGAGCTCAACCAATGG AGCCGCAAGGATGTGGAAGGATCGCTCTTTGTCGTCAAGAG GAATACACAGCCTAGATTTCAGTTCATTGTCATGAACCGACGCAACACGG ATAACCTGGTGGAGGATCTATTGGGAGACTTCGAGTATGAAGTACAGGTTCCATATCTACTGTATCGAAATGCAGCTCAGGAGGTTAATGGAATATGGTTTTATAACTCGCAAGACTGTGAAGCAATTGCAAATCTTTTTAGCAg GATACTTAATGCATATTCCAAGGTCCCTCCAAAGCCCAAAGTAGCTTCAACCAAAAG CAGTGAGTTTGAGGAACTGGAAGCTGTGCCTAGTTTGTCAGTCATTGAAGGTCCTCTAGAGCCACCGACATCATCAGCCACTACAGCAGTTCCAGATGTTCCTGATGATACATTTGTGAACTTCTTCAGT GCAGCTATGAATATTGGAAATGCATCAAATGCAGCAATTGCTGCACAACCACAGCAACCTTCTGCGCCTATCCATTTACTTTCCCACACACCAAGTGTTACTCCATCCCCATTGCCAACAATTCAACCCACCCCTACTCTGCCAACTTCATCCACTCCTTTGATGCCTGTCCTTGATGCTCATGAATCTAACAGTGGCAGTAGCACTCGTGCTACAAATCTTGTTAAACCTTCATTATTTTCACCTGCACCAGCTTCTTCTGCATTGGTGATGCCACCAATTTCATCTTCCATTCCAACTGCCCCACCACTTCATCCTCCTGCTAACATGCAGCGGTCATATGGTACACCATTACTTCAACCCTTTCCACCCCCTGCTCCACCTCCATCGCTTACTCCATCTCCAAACTATGACCCAGTAATTACAAGAGACAAAGTCCGTGATGCATTGCTGAGGCTTGTGCAG AATAACCAATTCATTGATATggtgtatcgggagatgctgaaTGCATATTATTCATGA
- the LOC105061455 gene encoding mRNA-decapping enzyme-like protein isoform X1, protein MSQNGKLMPNLDHQSTKLLNLTVLQRIDPYVEEILITAAHVTFYEFNIELNQWSRKDVEGSLFVVKRNTQPRFQFIVMNRRNTDNLVEDLLGDFEYEVQVPYLLYRNAAQEVNGIWFYNSQDCEAIANLFSRILNAYSKVPPKPKVASTKSSEFEELEAVPSLSVIEGPLEPPTSSATTAVPDVPDDTFVNFFSQAAMNIGNASNAAIAAQPQQPSAPIHLLSHTPSVTPSPLPTIQPTPTLPTSSTPLMPVLDAHESNSGSSTRATNLVKPSLFSPAPASSALVMPPISSSIPTAPPLHPPANMQRSYGTPLLQPFPPPAPPPSLTPSPNYDPVITRDKVRDALLRLVQNNQFIDMVYREMLNAYYS, encoded by the exons ATGTCGCAAAACGGAAAGCTGATGCCCAACCTCGATCACCAGAGCACCAAGCTGCTCAACCTCACCGTCCTCCAGCGGATCGATCCCTACGTCGAGGAGATCCTGATAACCGCGGCCCATGTCACCTTTTACGAATTCAACATCGAGCTCAACCAATGG AGCCGCAAGGATGTGGAAGGATCGCTCTTTGTCGTCAAGAG GAATACACAGCCTAGATTTCAGTTCATTGTCATGAACCGACGCAACACGG ATAACCTGGTGGAGGATCTATTGGGAGACTTCGAGTATGAAGTACAGGTTCCATATCTACTGTATCGAAATGCAGCTCAGGAGGTTAATGGAATATGGTTTTATAACTCGCAAGACTGTGAAGCAATTGCAAATCTTTTTAGCAg GATACTTAATGCATATTCCAAGGTCCCTCCAAAGCCCAAAGTAGCTTCAACCAAAAG CAGTGAGTTTGAGGAACTGGAAGCTGTGCCTAGTTTGTCAGTCATTGAAGGTCCTCTAGAGCCACCGACATCATCAGCCACTACAGCAGTTCCAGATGTTCCTGATGATACATTTGTGAACTTCTTCAGT CAGGCAGCTATGAATATTGGAAATGCATCAAATGCAGCAATTGCTGCACAACCACAGCAACCTTCTGCGCCTATCCATTTACTTTCCCACACACCAAGTGTTACTCCATCCCCATTGCCAACAATTCAACCCACCCCTACTCTGCCAACTTCATCCACTCCTTTGATGCCTGTCCTTGATGCTCATGAATCTAACAGTGGCAGTAGCACTCGTGCTACAAATCTTGTTAAACCTTCATTATTTTCACCTGCACCAGCTTCTTCTGCATTGGTGATGCCACCAATTTCATCTTCCATTCCAACTGCCCCACCACTTCATCCTCCTGCTAACATGCAGCGGTCATATGGTACACCATTACTTCAACCCTTTCCACCCCCTGCTCCACCTCCATCGCTTACTCCATCTCCAAACTATGACCCAGTAATTACAAGAGACAAAGTCCGTGATGCATTGCTGAGGCTTGTGCAG AATAACCAATTCATTGATATggtgtatcgggagatgctgaaTGCATATTATTCATGA